A stretch of DNA from Channa argus isolate prfri chromosome 7, Channa argus male v1.0, whole genome shotgun sequence:
TGAAGTGCTAGTGTCACTCTTCAGCATGTTATTGCTGTACAAAGGTCGCTGTCTGCCAACAAGTGCAGTTTTTAAGCACTAAAGAAGTTAGTGTTGGTAAAGCGGCGGTTACTGAGGTCCAGTATCAGCTGAAAGGACACCTGGTGCTGAATGAGGTTTGGATGACTGTCGGCCAACCTGCTGGAccttctccctctcttgctTTCTTGTGTGGGAGGACTGTTAAGGCTCCTGTGGGGACTCTCATTTACTACTCTCCCAAGCTGACGGCGGGTGATTTTTaagacacagtgtgtgtgtttatcattttCTCTTGTCCCTCAGTAAGTCTCTGAATCTGAGTCGTTGAGCTCCTCGTCCTTGTAGAAGCCATCATGATGGCTGATGTTGTTGAAGCTGCAGTAGGAGCTGTGCTCACCGCGCAGCATGGGGAGGCTGTCGAAAGTTACACTCTTTGAGGGGCTGGTGGTGTAGTGGTTAATGGCACTGAAAGGGAGGGTAGGTGCTGGCGTGCAGGGGGACACAGGCATCATGGTGGCCAGGATGAGGGCTAGGCAGTCTGCAACATCTTTGTTGGGGGCACAAGCCAAGGCCGGTGTGTAACCTAAAATGATAGTACAGCAGCGTTACGTTTTCTATCAAAATAATACAGAGTTCATCCTTCTAGCATTAGCACTAGGTCCATGAAATAACACAGCAGTAATTATGTGGAGGAGAAGACAAGCAATGTTCCTGTTAATACTAAAGGTATTTTCATTACTGGCCAATAAAATACCAGAAAACGGTGAAAATGCTGCTTACTTGATGGTGAAGTCCAAAGggacaaattaaaattataggAAAGCAAAGCTGACAAATCTCACTTTTGAGACACTGGAAATAGAGAATGGTATATTTgactaaagaaacaaaagcaagaaTTTTGCcctaaatacataaaatatgatagcaaacagtgaaaaaagaaGTGTTAGAGAGTGTACCGTTTTCATCAACTGCAAGCACACTGGCTCCCTTTGCAAGCAGCTCTTGCACCACCACAGTCAGACCATTTCTTGCTGCCACATGTAGAGGCCTTAAAAGGAAGATAAACCAAAAATTTATTGTCAGGCAAgacaatattttacaatttactaTGCATTTCtatattaatatttgaaatCCCAGTTTCCTGCCAACAATACCAGCCCATTTAACCAGTCAACACAGATACCAGTGATACATACGTCTGTAAGGCAGCATTAGTGGCATTTATGAGGTTTCTGTCTGTAATCTTTTCCAATATCAACAAGGCACTAGTTTCATGTCCCTATAGAAAACAGAATGATAcatacaacagcttttattgtaaatgtggGGTCATGAAACACGTATTATACTTCATTACGTACATGGAGGAACATATTATTTTCCCCAGGTAAGAACAGTGCGACCTTGCTACACACCTTACTGCAGGCCAGATGAAGCGCGGTATTCTTCACAGCGTCCTGGAGAGTGAGATCTGCTTTCGCACTGCTCACCAGCAGTTCTAATAGTGAtagtaaaaagggaaaacatgaaaaacaaacaacaaacagcaatgATTATTATGTCTGATATTTCCCAATTAGCTGGTTCAAGTGAAGGATTCATACCAACGGCGTTTGTCTGGCCATTCTCAGCCGCCATCATGAGTGGGGTCTTCCCTGCAGTGTCAACACTGCTGACCTGAGCGTTGTGACTTAGCAGCAGCTGGAGACACTCCACATGGTCAGTAAAGGCTGCTGCATGGAGGGGAGTTCTGCACAAGTAAAGTCAGGAGCATTTTATAAAATCCAGGCACCTAGACAAGGTGCCCAATATCAGGTGCATATCAAAATTCTTGCCTCAGTTACTTGTCCTTATTTACCTGTTTTTACTGTCTTTGGCATTGACAATGGCAGGACCCAGCGTGTCTATCAGCATTTCAGCAGCTCCTTCATTGTCATGGATCCTGTGGAATAGAGAAGTAGAGAATGGagcaaaattattttgtcttcTAAATATTCTGTCCTCACACACAGTGGTTGAAACAGTGAAAGGTAGAAGATCTTACACAGCACAGTGTAGGGGGGTGAAAGAATTGCCTTCGGCCTTGTGAAAAACCTCTTGTTCCAGCAAAACCTCCACACATGTATCGTGACCTGCAGGAAAGATTATAAAATCCTTTCAGTCTTCATGTTGATCTGCTCACAGTCTgggcttttttaaaacatttgcccTTTTAATAAAGTCCACATTTAAACGTTAGGTGCATAGAGAAACACATAAAGAGCAAGCATGAAATATAAAAGATCTAAATTAAATCTTGCTTAAGTGCTCTTTCTATGTTATTGGCAGGATGCCTATATTCaactacaaacattaaaatgcatcaGATATACATTTCCACaaggtttttacttttttcagggTTAATCTCAGTACCATTGTAGCAGGCCCAGTGCAATGGGGTGTAGCCTTGATTGTCTGTAAAGACAGGGAGCGTTTCCACTGACTGGGCGGCATGCAGCAGGCCTCCCAGTACCCCAATGTGTCCACATGCTGCTGCCAGGTGGATCGGTGTGCGCCCTTTACAGTCTCGCACCAGGAAGTTGGCGCTGTGTTGAAGCAAAGCCTCCACACATTCCTCATGGCCAGTCACTGCCTAAGGccagaaaagaaaattacatttattgcatttattcatAAAGTTATTGTTGTACTGATCATATGCTAAATGATGATGCATTTCATGTGAGAGGTGAACCATGTACATGTCATTGTATATGTAAAAATGGTGACATGTCCTTACTCCTCTATGGAGAGCTGTCCTGCCCCACTTGTCTTTGGCTTCTACGTTGGCTCCCTTATTTAGAAGAGAATATACACAATCTGTGTGTCCACTCAGGACTGCTAGCATCAGAGGGGTTCTaagacagaacaaacaataACATAAGCAATGACTTAGAATATAATAAAGAAACTATAAATACCAAGTTGTGGTATCTGTACAAGTTATCTGTACAGACTCATATTCCAAATTAGTTCATCACCCATATTCCAAATTAGTTCATCACCCATATTCCAAATTAGTTCATCTATAGGTTGAAGTGGAGGTTTGTGCCAAATGTAGTGAAATTTCCGCTATGCATTTCTGAGTAATAGTGTTGATAAGAACAGCATAGGTGTGAGTTCACTGTGACTTCGACCTTCGATCTTTGAGCGCCAAAATCTAATCTGTTTATCCTGAAATGCTGGTGGGTCCTTGCGCCAATTTTGAAGTAATTTCATCAAGGTGTTTCTGTGatattgcattaaaaaataagaaGGATGATGGAAGGGACGGATGTGAGGTAATTGTAACCGTTACTTTTGATCTTTGACCGCCCCCTCAAAATCTACTTCATTCATCCTCGAGTCCAAGTGGATGTTGAAAATTCCCCCAAGGCACTTTTGTGAGATCGTATTCATATGAAGCCAACGTGACTTTCACCTTTGAATTAAGGCacccaaaatctaatcagttcagcCTTGATTCCATATGGATATTTGTGCTACATTTAAAGAAGTTCCCTCAAGACATTCTTGAGATATTGCATTTAcgaaaacaacatgaaaacataatgcCTCTAGCTATGACTGTCGCACAGATAACACAGAGATTATAAACCAAATAATTTTTCTTACTGTCCATTCCCATCTTGAATATCCACTGCACTTTGAAGATCAGCATTTCCAATCAGCAAACGCAAACATTCTGAATGACCATTGGTAGCTGCAAGGAACAAATTAAAGGCTCATCAGCATTAGCCATAAACTGTAATAGAGTTTAATATTTCAATCAGACAAATTCTTCTGTTATCAACTCTGAGTCCATACCTGCAGCATGAATTGGGGTTCGCTTCAAGGTAAAGTCTTTTACCAGGATGGAGGCCCCCTGGTTGATAAGGACATCCACACACTCCACATGGCCCTTAAAGGCAGCAAGGTCTAGGGGTGTGCGTCCTTGGCCGTTTCTTACATCAAGATCAAGCAATGACTGCACCAGAACCTCCAAAGCATGGTGGTGACCATGGTATGCCTGGAAGATGAATTCATCATTAATGACCATAGCATAAATTACCAGAGAATGAAGATAAAGCCTTTAGAAGTATAATGCACATTACTCACAGCAAGGTGCAGGGGGCTGATGGGAGCTCTGACATCAGATTCATTCAGCATGTCTGTCCCTGAGGTTTCCATTAGCTGAACAAACCAAGGTGCACAACTTATACTACAGGTAATTACCATAAAGTTCAGCAGTACATATAAACATACCCTCTAGGATTTTCCACTTGTTTTTGTGACTGTTGCGGTCTACAATGCTTAACTCTTTGATAGGtcttctaaaaaaaatgtgattatgttgcaatgtttttaatttgtaagaTTGTGCAAAATTCATTCAGTACTGGTTAGATTAATTGTTGCAGTTGCAACAGCGCAAATTCCTAGAAAGTCTGTCTGATAAATGaacaacttaaataaaaatagcacaTATTCTACTCACCACATCTAGAGGTGTTTCACTTGCAATCTAAATATGAAAATGGTGAAAGTGACAATGCATTAAACATTATAATTTGGCAATACCCATAAATGTTGCACGTACTCTAGAATTAAGATCTTACCAGCTCCAGACAGAGGCGATGTCCATACGCTGAAGCGTAGTGGACGGCGTTGTAGCCCTGATTGTCCCGGATCCCTGGATTTGCATCGTTTCGCAGTAAATATTCCAGGCATCTGCAGACCCAACAAAAACTCTGTAGTCAAGGAAACCACATCTTCTTTAAGATCCTGAACTGTTACTAAGCATAACTCATAATATAAGCAAGCTTTCATCCATAAAAATCCTCAAACATAACCTGCCTCCCACACAGCAGCCACATATTTTATGAAAGTATGATTACAAAGAATTACTGACTTTCCATCTGTGTCAGAGGCAGCGGCGTAGTGGAGAGGAGTGCAGCCCCGCTCATCTAAATCATTGACGCTGGCCCCAGAGCCCACCAGAGCAAATAAGCACTGGTAATTACAGTTGGCAGCAGCATAGTGCAGGGGAGTCCTGGAAAAGCAAACATGGCTTAGTTCACTGTTTAAATTCACGGAGAAACCAGAAAAGCACAAACTTGTATGACCATCAAATGCTACAAACCTGCCAAAACTGTCCTTTCTATTGAAGTCTGCCCCCGTGTTGAGGAGAAGATTGAGACATTCCAGGTTTCTGAGGGGTTGGATGAGATAATGAACTAATAAGTATGTTGATATTCTCATTTTTATAGATTATGAATAACAGATTACCATTTACAactaatattaaacaaaacGTTTAGCCATACTGTACTCACcctccagcagctgcagcatgtAAACACGTCCTTCCAAAGTCATCAGGAGTGTCAATATCAAAGCCTGCATATCAGAGTAAAGGATTGTGAACAAGATCCTGCATATgtggctttaaaatattttttttctccttaggACCTTTGATTGTGATATCAGAACAATTGAACTGTTACTTTGTACTGAGCAGTTGAGTTAGTACTATTGCGGACAACTGCACAACAAAAGTTAAAGGGCTGCTCACCTGAAGACAGAAGCTTTCGACAGCAATCGGAAAATCCACTGAGTGCAGCCAGATGCAGTGGGAACATCCCGTGAACCCCTcgtcttaaaaacaaaaacacacaatcatgTTGATTTACCCAGTATCACCCAAAAATCACTAAGCTTGTGGCAAAGAACTTGTATGAATAGTACGCAATAATTTATATCAGTTACATAACAAACATTACACAGCTGCTTTGGAAAGCTTTTAACAATTGGCTCTTCCACAATGTATAAAGTACACAACAGTTGTTGAAATGGGGCAAATAGGCTCACTAACTTAGCCGTGTCAGCTCTGTTGTTGATGAGGGTATTAATGAGGAGCTCGTGTCCATATCGAGCTGCAATGTGCAGTggtgtgtttccatttttatccTCACAGTCTATTTCCGCACCTTCAGAATAACAAACACATTGTCATTGTAACATTGAGAGGCAGTCCTGTTTTTTCAGTTTAGCATGAGAAATGAAGTCAATGAGAATAAGTTTTTAAAAGGAGCTCACCATTCTCAATGATTGCTTGAGACCTAGAAAACCTCCCATGGATGGCTGTCATATGGAGAGGAGTCTTACCATCTTTACTCTAAATGGGTAAAACAAACATTGCGGTATTACAACATTAAGTCTTTATTATTCTATAAAGTGTTTACCCAACAAAGAACTgcatcaatcatcaagttattTATGACCCCTCCCTTGAAAATGAGATGGTACATCTCAAGGGGGTTTCCCCAATATGTAAAATATCCTACTAATAAAACTGCATATTTGCCAACTTCCTTAGAACACTTGGAATCACATACGAGCAATTTTTAGCACTGCCTCTTCAGCATAAATATTCAGGAACTGATTATAAGCTTTTTCAGATTACATCATTTTCAGTGTTAAAAGAGCAGGTTTGGTTTTTTACTCACCTTGATGTTGACATCAGCCCCGTTGCACACTAGGAGCTCCAGACAGAGTGCCCCGTGACGTGAGGCTGCAGTAAAATGGAGAGGTGCAAACCCTTTCTCGTTGACCTGATTGATGTTAGCCCCACACTCTATGAGCTCATTTACCACCACATCTTGCCCATTGTAGCAGGCCACGTGGAGGGGTGTGTTGCCATATGCATTGGGCTCATTGATCTAGATGGCAAGGTGAAAAGGAAGCATTAATGGCACGACTGTATGCATCAAGGCAGGCAGTATGGACATCTGTTGAGATGTTAGGCAAA
This window harbors:
- the ankrd28b gene encoding serine/threonine-protein phosphatase 6 regulatory ankyrin repeat subunit A, with the protein product MVVLKIRDQPPLLKAIFNVDPDEVRSLIFKKEDVNAQDNEKRTPLHAAAYLGDAEIIELLVLSGARVNAKDNKWLTPLHRAVASCSEEAVQVLLKHSADVNARDKNWQTPLHIAAANKAVRCAEALVPLLSNVNVSDRAGRTALHHAAFSGHVEMVKLLLSRSANINAFDKKDRRAIHWAAYMGHIEVVKLLASHGAEVACKDKKSYTPLHAAASSGMISVVKYLLDLGVDINEPNAYGNTPLHVACYNGQDVVVNELIECGANINQVNEKGFAPLHFTAASRHGALCLELLVCNGADVNIKSKDGKTPLHMTAIHGRFSRSQAIIENGAEIDCEDKNGNTPLHIAARYGHELLINTLINNRADTAKRGVHGMFPLHLAALSGFSDCCRKLLSSGFDIDTPDDFGRTCLHAAAAGGNLECLNLLLNTGADFNRKDSFGRTPLHYAAANCNYQCLFALVGSGASVNDLDERGCTPLHYAAASDTDGKCLEYLLRNDANPGIRDNQGYNAVHYASAYGHRLCLELIASETPLDVLMETSGTDMLNESDVRAPISPLHLAAYHGHHHALEVLVQSLLDLDVRNGQGRTPLDLAAFKGHVECVDVLINQGASILVKDFTLKRTPIHAAATNGHSECLRLLIGNADLQSAVDIQDGNGQTPLMLAVLSGHTDCVYSLLNKGANVEAKDKWGRTALHRGAVTGHEECVEALLQHSANFLVRDCKGRTPIHLAAACGHIGVLGGLLHAAQSVETLPVFTDNQGYTPLHWACYNGHDTCVEVLLEQEVFHKAEGNSFTPLHCAVIHDNEGAAEMLIDTLGPAIVNAKDSKNRTPLHAAAFTDHVECLQLLLSHNAQVSSVDTAGKTPLMMAAENGQTNAVELLVSSAKADLTLQDAVKNTALHLACSKGHETSALLILEKITDRNLINATNAALQTPLHVAARNGLTVVVQELLAKGASVLAVDENGYTPALACAPNKDVADCLALILATMMPVSPCTPAPTLPFSAINHYTTSPSKSVTFDSLPMLRGEHSSYCSFNNISHHDGFYKDEELNDSDSETY